From one bacterium Scap17 genomic stretch:
- a CDS encoding RES domain-containing protein → MPALTLPDWQNAWRVISSAFPPISVFEDILEPDELEMAFAIEALTNDRLREEAGELSRVAPQDRISGPGSTPVMAAFTHIGRASRFTDGSFGVYYCASTLDTAISETRFHMARFLADTAQPSQEMTMRSYVNRVTQPLHDIREGHNALCQPDMASYPAGQAFAARLREAGSFGLLYPSVRHAQVDASAECAAILRPPAVSIPIQGPHLRYVWDGQHQAMTHVLEVREHR, encoded by the coding sequence CTGCCCGCGCTGACGCTGCCGGACTGGCAGAACGCCTGGCGCGTGATCTCCAGTGCCTTCCCGCCCATTTCGGTATTCGAGGATATTCTCGAGCCTGATGAGCTGGAGATGGCGTTTGCCATCGAGGCGCTGACCAATGATCGCCTGCGCGAAGAAGCCGGCGAGCTGAGTCGCGTCGCACCGCAAGACCGCATCAGCGGGCCGGGCTCCACGCCGGTGATGGCGGCCTTCACGCACATCGGGCGTGCCTCGCGTTTCACCGATGGCAGTTTCGGGGTCTATTACTGCGCCAGCACGCTGGATACCGCGATCAGCGAGACCCGCTTCCACATGGCGCGCTTTCTGGCCGATACCGCGCAGCCCAGCCAGGAAATGACCATGCGCAGCTACGTCAATCGCGTGACGCAGCCACTGCATGACATCCGGGAGGGCCATAACGCCCTCTGTCAGCCAGACATGGCCAGCTACCCTGCCGGCCAGGCCTTTGCCGCCAGGTTGCGAGAAGCTGGCAGCTTTGGTCTGCTCTACCCCAGCGTGCGCCACGCTCAGGTGGATGCAAGCGCCGAGTGCGCTGCCATTCTGCGTCCGCCGGCGGTCAGTATCCCCATTCAGGGGCCTCACCTGCGCTATGTCTGGGATGGGCAGCATCAGGCCATGACGCATGTGCTGGAAGTGCGCGAGCATCGCTGA
- a CDS encoding DUF2384 domain-containing protein — protein sequence MSTAAALDRVSPTSPGAGRVALKSFFNIMEKWQCSAADQRVLLGGIGTTTYHKYRKLPEVRLPNDTLERISYVMGIHKALRILFSNTPEMAHEWVRRPNRAAPFNGQSALDYMLAGQVVSLADTRRYLDGVRG from the coding sequence ATGTCCACCGCAGCCGCCCTCGATCGCGTGTCCCCGACCAGCCCTGGTGCGGGCCGCGTTGCCCTCAAGTCCTTCTTCAACATCATGGAGAAGTGGCAGTGCAGCGCGGCGGATCAGCGCGTGCTGTTGGGGGGCATCGGCACCACCACCTACCACAAGTACCGCAAGCTGCCGGAAGTACGCCTGCCCAACGACACCCTGGAGCGTATCTCCTACGTGATGGGGATCCACAAGGCCCTGCGCATCCTGTTCAGCAATACGCCCGAGATGGCCCATGAATGGGTGCGGCGCCCCAATCGGGCGGCACCCTTCAACGGCCAGAGTGCGCTGGACTACATGCTGGCCGGACAGGTGGTCTCGCTGGCCGACACTCGCCGTTATCTCGACGGAGTGCGTGGATGA
- a CDS encoding TRAP transporter fused permease subunit, with protein MTKTQTAATSQAPDAETHHDAEVLEMLESETGGRHPVGFVGRHFMWLIPLAWSLFQLYHASPLSLLNSDTARAVHLCFAISLAFVAYPAYKGAPANRIPLYDWALAIFAVAGVAYVLIFSDELARRAGAYTTVDLVFSGIGLVLLLEATRRALGPPLAVVASVFLLYSLFGAYMPDVIAHAGASLNKLLGHQWLTTEGVFGVALGVSTDFVFLFVLFGALLERAGAGNYFIRMAFSMLGHMRGGPAKAAVVASGLSGIISGSSIANVVTTGTFTIPLMKKVGFPATKAGAVEVAASTNGQLTPPIMGAAAFLMVEYVGIPYLDVIKHALLPALISYIALIYIVHLEACKAGMEGLKRTQKTNMIATLLTFLTVFIGMGILTLVVYYGIGWIKTLAGDGAVWIVLPLLLASYVALIAYSACFPELGEGDIDELPPVGPTVKVGLYFLLPVVVLVWCLTVERMSPGLSAFWAVLFMIFITVTQRPLVAIFRKEGNVGGAAQRGGEDLFHGLVIGAKNMIGIGVATAAAGIVVGTVTLTGLGLKMTAFVEFISAGNLMLILLFTAVISLILGMGLPTTANYIVVSTLMAPVIVNLGAENGLIVPLIAVHLFVFYFGILADDTPPVGLAAFAAAAIAKADPIKTGIQGFTYDIRTAILPFMFIFNTNLLLMNIDSYWHLAITVASAVAAMLVFAAATQGYWLTRTRWYETIGLLLITFTLFRPGYWWDMIYPPTTMAAPQQIEALIAEAPVDSKLPIHVSGINLDGDEVSKTVLLPVSDAESGEARLTDVGLTLDISDEQVLVSMIEYGSVAQQAGIDFDFTIDGIQQKAERPPKEIAMLPALALLWLIGFLQVRRRRQQPAAA; from the coding sequence ATGACCAAAACCCAAACTGCAGCAACGTCTCAGGCGCCAGACGCCGAGACGCATCATGATGCTGAAGTCCTCGAGATGCTGGAGTCGGAAACCGGCGGCCGTCATCCCGTGGGCTTCGTGGGCCGCCACTTCATGTGGCTGATTCCACTGGCATGGTCGTTGTTTCAGCTTTATCACGCCTCGCCGCTGTCACTGCTCAACTCCGACACCGCGCGCGCCGTGCATCTCTGTTTTGCCATCTCGCTGGCCTTCGTGGCGTACCCGGCCTACAAGGGTGCCCCCGCCAACCGCATTCCTCTCTATGACTGGGCATTGGCGATCTTCGCCGTGGCGGGTGTCGCCTATGTGCTGATCTTCAGTGATGAGCTGGCACGCCGCGCTGGCGCCTATACCACCGTGGACCTGGTGTTCTCGGGGATCGGCCTGGTCCTGCTGCTGGAAGCCACGCGTCGCGCACTCGGGCCGCCCCTGGCGGTCGTCGCCAGCGTCTTTCTGCTCTACAGCCTGTTCGGCGCCTACATGCCCGATGTCATCGCGCATGCCGGGGCCAGCCTCAACAAGCTGCTCGGCCACCAGTGGCTGACCACGGAAGGGGTTTTCGGAGTCGCGCTCGGCGTTTCCACCGACTTCGTGTTCCTGTTCGTGCTGTTCGGTGCCTTGCTGGAGCGTGCAGGCGCCGGTAACTACTTCATCCGCATGGCCTTCTCCATGCTCGGCCACATGCGTGGCGGACCGGCCAAGGCCGCCGTCGTCGCCTCTGGCCTGTCCGGCATCATCTCCGGCTCCTCCATCGCCAACGTCGTCACCACCGGCACCTTCACCATCCCGCTGATGAAGAAGGTCGGGTTCCCGGCCACCAAGGCGGGCGCCGTGGAAGTGGCAGCGTCCACCAATGGCCAGCTGACGCCGCCGATCATGGGCGCCGCAGCCTTTCTGATGGTCGAATACGTCGGCATTCCTTACCTTGACGTCATCAAGCATGCCTTGCTGCCGGCATTGATCTCCTACATCGCCCTGATCTACATCGTGCACCTGGAAGCGTGCAAGGCCGGCATGGAAGGCCTCAAGCGCACCCAGAAGACCAACATGATCGCGACCTTGCTGACCTTCCTGACCGTCTTCATCGGCATGGGAATACTCACGCTGGTCGTCTACTACGGCATCGGCTGGATCAAGACCCTGGCGGGTGACGGCGCGGTCTGGATCGTGCTGCCGCTGCTGCTGGCCTCCTATGTGGCACTGATCGCCTATTCGGCATGCTTCCCGGAGCTCGGGGAAGGCGACATCGATGAACTGCCGCCGGTCGGCCCGACCGTCAAGGTCGGTCTCTACTTCCTGCTGCCGGTCGTGGTACTGGTGTGGTGTCTGACGGTTGAACGCATGTCACCGGGGCTGTCGGCCTTCTGGGCCGTGTTGTTCATGATCTTCATCACCGTGACCCAGCGTCCGCTGGTGGCCATCTTCCGCAAGGAAGGCAATGTCGGTGGCGCCGCGCAACGCGGTGGCGAAGACCTCTTCCATGGCCTGGTGATCGGCGCCAAGAACATGATCGGCATCGGCGTGGCCACCGCGGCGGCAGGTATCGTCGTGGGCACCGTGACCCTGACCGGGCTGGGCCTCAAGATGACCGCCTTCGTCGAGTTCATCTCGGCCGGCAATCTGATGCTGATCCTGCTCTTCACCGCCGTGATCAGCCTGATCCTGGGCATGGGCCTGCCGACGACTGCCAACTACATCGTCGTCTCGACGCTGATGGCACCGGTCATCGTCAATCTGGGCGCGGAAAACGGCCTGATCGTGCCACTGATCGCCGTGCACCTGTTCGTGTTCTACTTCGGGATATTGGCCGATGACACGCCACCGGTGGGGCTAGCCGCCTTCGCGGCGGCCGCGATTGCCAAGGCAGACCCGATCAAGACCGGTATTCAGGGCTTCACCTACGATATCCGCACCGCGATCCTGCCGTTCATGTTCATCTTCAATACCAATCTGTTGCTGATGAACATCGACAGCTACTGGCACCTGGCGATCACGGTGGCCTCGGCCGTCGCGGCGATGCTGGTCTTCGCGGCGGCGACGCAAGGCTACTGGCTGACGCGTACGCGCTGGTACGAGACCATCGGCCTGCTGCTGATCACCTTCACGCTGTTCCGTCCGGGCTACTGGTGGGACATGATCTATCCGCCCACCACCATGGCCGCGCCGCAGCAGATTGAAGCGCTGATCGCCGAAGCGCCGGTGGACAGCAAGCTGCCGATTCACGTCTCGGGCATCAACCTGGATGGCGACGAGGTCTCCAAGACCGTGTTGCTGCCGGTTTCTGACGCCGAGAGTGGCGAAGCCCGCCTGACCGATGTCGGCCTGACGCTGGATATCAGCGACGAGCAGGTGCTGGTCAGCATGATCGAGTACGGCAGCGTGGCACAGCAGGCCGGCATCGATTTCGACTTCACCATCGATGGCATCCAGCAGAAAGCTGAGCGTCCGCCGAAGGAAATCGCCATGCTGCCGGCACTGGCATTGCTGTGGCTTATCGGCTTCCTGCAGGTACGTCGACGTCGCCAGCAACCCGCCGCTGCCTGA
- the yidD gene encoding membrane protein insertion efficiency factor YidD — protein MATPERRHSFRRGMTSVMTRLLTGLLRGYQLVLSPLLGPRCRFYPSCSSYGLEAIKVHGPLKGCWLTARRLSRCHPLGGPGGVDPVPPRKGHASSVSCCDAHDQDDVPRP, from the coding sequence ATGGCAACGCCTGAACGTCGCCACTCCTTCAGGCGCGGCATGACGTCGGTCATGACGCGCCTGCTGACCGGCTTGCTACGCGGCTATCAGTTGGTGCTCAGCCCGCTGCTGGGACCGCGCTGTCGCTTCTATCCTTCCTGCTCCAGTTACGGACTGGAGGCCATCAAGGTGCATGGGCCCCTCAAGGGGTGCTGGCTCACGGCCAGGCGTCTGTCGCGCTGTCACCCGCTGGGCGGGCCGGGTGGCGTGGACCCCGTGCCACCGCGCAAGGGGCACGCCTCGTCTGTCAGCTGCTGTGATGCGCATGATCAGGACGACGTCCCCAGGCCTTGA
- a CDS encoding SufE family protein, translating to MSDAQQAQAELVEEFSFFDNWMDRYQYIIDMGKALPEYPEALKGPETKIDGCQSNVWIHSEVRGEGSEQRLHFQATSDAAIVAGLIAVVLRIYNDRTPQEIVATQPTFLNELGLDKHLSPTRSNGLHAMLKRIYGVAELHANA from the coding sequence ATGAGCGACGCGCAACAAGCGCAGGCGGAACTGGTCGAGGAATTCAGCTTCTTCGACAACTGGATGGACCGCTATCAGTACATCATCGACATGGGCAAGGCGCTGCCGGAATATCCGGAGGCATTGAAAGGACCTGAGACCAAGATCGACGGCTGTCAGTCCAACGTCTGGATTCACTCCGAAGTGCGTGGCGAAGGCAGCGAGCAGCGCCTGCATTTCCAGGCGACCTCGGACGCCGCCATCGTGGCAGGCCTGATCGCCGTGGTGCTGCGCATCTACAACGACCGGACGCCGCAGGAAATCGTCGCCACCCAGCCGACCTTCCTCAACGAGCTCGGCCTCGACAAGCACCTGTCGCCGACGCGCTCCAATGGTCTGCATGCGATGCTCAAGCGTATCTACGGCGTCGCCGAGCTGCACGCCAACGCCTGA
- a CDS encoding PhoH family protein, whose protein sequence is MVRVEKQSRRLYVLDTNVLIHDPSALFQFDEHDVVIPMTVLEELDKHKNGHKEIAHTARQISRTLSDLTADVTPQEILRGIPLPPSMNGAGNLHFLSGNVDQSDACADNRILAETRSLATRCQDASVILVTKDINLRIKAAALGMAVEDYLTDRAFTDSDAMIEGVKLFHEAGPDGQGVWDDLQVDVTVTREHHRTFYDLSGQMPKDWYPGMLIADCDGDDGASFEAIVRELEHDYARLEVLQNYRNERSAWGVNAHDSRQNFALNLLMDDSVDMVSIAGSAGTGKTYMTLAAAFEQTLEKKRFERIIFTRAPIAMGEEIGFLPGTEEEKMSPWMGAFHDNMDNLLRKEGEGTSAWNEEATRAWIGNRVQIRSPSFMRGRTLSDTFLIIDEAQNLTPKQLKGLLTRAGANTKVVLLGNVGQIDTPYLTANTCGLAVAVQRFSSWPHASHVTLKCVERSRLALVAEELL, encoded by the coding sequence ATGGTAAGAGTCGAGAAGCAGTCCCGTCGTCTGTACGTCCTCGATACCAACGTGCTGATTCACGACCCCTCAGCCCTGTTCCAGTTTGACGAGCATGATGTCGTCATCCCGATGACGGTGCTGGAGGAGCTGGACAAGCACAAGAATGGCCACAAGGAGATTGCCCATACCGCCCGCCAGATCAGCCGTACGCTGTCCGATCTCACCGCGGATGTCACACCTCAGGAAATCCTGCGTGGAATTCCGCTCCCGCCCTCCATGAATGGTGCGGGCAACCTGCACTTCCTCTCCGGCAACGTCGATCAGAGCGACGCCTGTGCCGACAATCGCATTCTCGCCGAGACCCGCAGCCTGGCTACACGCTGCCAGGACGCTTCGGTCATCCTGGTCACCAAGGACATCAATCTGCGCATCAAGGCCGCCGCTTTGGGGATGGCGGTGGAGGACTATCTGACTGACCGCGCCTTCACCGACAGCGATGCCATGATCGAGGGCGTCAAGCTGTTTCATGAAGCCGGTCCCGATGGCCAGGGCGTGTGGGACGACTTGCAGGTCGATGTCACCGTCACGCGAGAACACCATCGCACCTTCTACGATCTGTCCGGCCAGATGCCCAAGGACTGGTACCCCGGCATGCTGATCGCGGATTGCGATGGCGATGATGGTGCAAGCTTCGAGGCCATCGTACGCGAGCTGGAGCATGACTATGCACGCCTGGAAGTGCTGCAGAACTATCGCAACGAGCGCAGCGCTTGGGGGGTGAATGCCCATGACAGTCGCCAGAACTTTGCCCTCAACCTGCTGATGGACGACAGCGTCGACATGGTGTCAATCGCGGGCAGTGCCGGCACCGGCAAGACCTACATGACGCTGGCTGCCGCGTTCGAGCAGACACTGGAGAAGAAGCGTTTCGAACGCATCATCTTCACCCGCGCGCCGATCGCGATGGGCGAAGAGATTGGCTTTCTGCCCGGCACCGAAGAAGAGAAGATGTCACCGTGGATGGGCGCCTTCCACGACAACATGGACAACCTGCTGCGCAAGGAGGGAGAAGGCACCAGCGCCTGGAACGAGGAGGCCACGCGCGCCTGGATCGGCAATCGTGTCCAGATTCGCTCACCGTCCTTCATGCGTGGCCGCACGCTGAGCGACACCTTCCTGATCATCGATGAAGCCCAGAACCTGACACCCAAGCAACTCAAAGGTCTGCTGACACGGGCGGGCGCCAACACCAAGGTGGTACTGCTGGGCAACGTCGGCCAGATAGACACTCCCTATCTGACCGCCAACACCTGTGGTCTTGCAGTGGCAGTGCAGCGTTTCAGCTCGTGGCCGCATGCCAGTCACGTGACACTCAAGTGCGTCGAGCGCTCACGTCTGGCGTTGGTCGCGGAAGAGCTGCTGTGA
- a CDS encoding metal ABC transporter ATP-binding protein, producing the protein MVSPISVARPRADSHPEASATGRSVGPVFRPVPADAPDAIDIRGVTFRYGEQLILDDVDFQVGAREIVGLIGPNGGGKSTLLKLILGLHKPAAGCVRVLGRTPKAAARHIGYVPQFANFVKRFPIRVEDVVLMGRQGRRRQWGPWPRADREAIGAVLEEVGISHLRRRHIDALSGGQLQRVLIARALAAEPQLLLLDEPTASVDSDGERSLFELFNRLANRMSVVVISHDLGFISDYVDRVACLNRKMIVHDTETLTAESIERLYGENVQMIHHHH; encoded by the coding sequence ATGGTCAGCCCCATCTCCGTCGCGCGCCCGCGTGCGGACAGCCATCCGGAGGCGTCAGCCACCGGGCGCAGTGTCGGACCGGTCTTTCGCCCGGTGCCGGCAGATGCACCGGATGCCATTGATATTCGCGGCGTGACCTTCCGTTATGGCGAGCAGCTCATTCTCGACGATGTCGACTTTCAGGTCGGCGCGCGCGAGATCGTGGGACTGATCGGGCCCAACGGTGGCGGCAAGAGCACGCTGCTCAAGCTGATACTCGGTCTTCACAAGCCGGCGGCTGGCTGTGTCCGCGTGCTGGGGCGCACGCCCAAGGCTGCCGCGCGCCATATCGGCTATGTGCCGCAGTTTGCCAACTTCGTGAAGCGCTTCCCCATCCGCGTGGAAGACGTCGTGCTGATGGGGCGCCAGGGGCGTCGTCGTCAGTGGGGCCCCTGGCCACGCGCGGACCGTGAAGCGATCGGTGCAGTGCTGGAAGAAGTCGGCATCAGTCATCTGCGCCGTCGGCATATCGATGCCCTTTCCGGCGGTCAGCTGCAGCGTGTGCTGATCGCCCGCGCCCTGGCGGCCGAGCCTCAGTTGCTGCTGCTGGATGAGCCCACCGCGAGTGTCGACAGCGACGGCGAGCGCTCCCTGTTCGAGCTGTTCAATCGCCTGGCCAACCGCATGAGCGTGGTAGTGATCAGTCACGATCTCGGCTTCATCAGTGACTACGTCGATCGGGTCGCCTGCCTCAACCGCAAGATGATCGTCCATGACACCGAGACACTCACCGCTGAATCGATCGAGCGACTTTATGGTGAAAACGTCCAGATGATCCATCACCATCACTGA
- a CDS encoding site-specific integrase, producing the protein MVGHLEGELSRAQQHAQLTAADDRSLIRARTDVEAVAAWLNEYRHSAQTLRAYRKEAERLLLWLKAEGEQGRESALASLDRERLEHFEAFLADPQPAEVWIGSVRARKHPQWRPFRGPLAPASRRQSLVILQGMYAWLIEAGYLSRNPFRLMRDKRRMDNRTLRIERYLERPLWDWLWGRIEAHCEELTQLGASPEDGVSRERFVAERQRFLFAFAYLMAPRIAEMAAARMGDIVKREGQWWWRVIGKGAKLAEIPLPPPMLEALVRWRRLRGLSDLPQALPADESLPLLARLDGTTPLGDNQLYRLIKQTFTQAAIDMRQRIQSPGDASELMARTLDQASPHWLRHTAITHQAQAGVELRFLSRSARHSRLDTTSRYLHAEDSEWQQQMARHTLATPGHPPEAPEHDP; encoded by the coding sequence CTGGTCGGGCATCTGGAGGGCGAGCTATCCAGAGCGCAACAGCATGCCCAGCTGACGGCCGCTGATGATCGCTCACTGATTCGCGCCCGCACGGATGTCGAAGCCGTGGCCGCCTGGCTCAACGAATATCGCCACAGTGCTCAGACGCTGCGCGCCTATCGCAAGGAGGCGGAGCGCCTGCTGCTATGGCTCAAGGCCGAGGGGGAGCAGGGCAGAGAATCCGCCCTGGCCAGTCTGGATCGCGAACGCCTTGAGCACTTCGAGGCGTTTCTGGCCGACCCTCAGCCTGCAGAGGTCTGGATCGGTAGCGTGCGTGCCCGCAAGCATCCTCAGTGGCGACCCTTTCGCGGCCCGCTGGCCCCCGCCAGCCGCCGTCAGAGCCTGGTGATCCTGCAGGGCATGTATGCCTGGCTGATCGAGGCCGGCTACCTGTCACGCAATCCGTTCCGGCTGATGCGCGACAAGCGCCGCATGGACAACCGCACGCTGCGCATCGAGCGCTATCTCGAGCGCCCCTTGTGGGACTGGCTGTGGGGGCGCATCGAAGCGCATTGCGAGGAGCTGACACAGCTCGGTGCTTCACCTGAGGATGGGGTGTCCCGCGAGCGCTTCGTGGCCGAGCGCCAGCGCTTTCTGTTCGCCTTCGCCTACTTGATGGCGCCACGCATTGCGGAAATGGCCGCCGCGAGGATGGGCGATATCGTCAAGCGGGAAGGCCAGTGGTGGTGGCGGGTGATAGGCAAGGGCGCCAAGCTGGCCGAGATTCCGCTGCCGCCGCCGATGCTCGAGGCACTGGTTCGCTGGCGTCGCCTGCGCGGGCTCAGTGATCTGCCGCAGGCACTGCCCGCCGACGAGTCGCTGCCACTGCTGGCGCGCCTGGATGGCACGACACCGCTCGGCGACAACCAGCTTTACCGCTTGATCAAGCAAACATTCACACAGGCCGCCATCGACATGCGCCAGCGAATCCAGAGTCCCGGCGATGCCAGCGAGCTGATGGCACGCACCCTCGATCAGGCAAGCCCTCACTGGCTGCGCCACACCGCGATCACCCATCAGGCACAGGCTGGGGTAGAGCTGCGCTTTCTGTCGCGCTCCGCCAGACACTCGCGACTGGATACAACATCTCGCTACCTGCACGCCGAGGACAGCGAGTGGCAGCAGCAGATGGCCAGACATACGCTGGCGACGCCAGGCCATCCGCCTGAGGCGCCAGAACACGACCCGTGA
- a CDS encoding ABC transporter substrate-binding protein translates to MTARPSIRWPTASDSRSTAADGGPGVPVLGTPCPHHVVITSKGSGVMSMYAGSPLASRQMLCEKLLSRVQRTLGPRAARALPLSVLGALAAFATPAAHAQDSAPLHVAVSVPPIAWMVDQLAGEHVEITTLAKPGDNPHAYDPTPRQVAELSTVPLYLAIGVPFEQVWLPRLEKNNAEMQVVHLEEGLNTRHFGSGEAHHHDHGADHDEHEHEAHADHDEHEHEAHADHDEHEHEHEAHADHDEHEHGDLGEADPHLWLDPQRMQTVVERAAEVLEARLPQHASEIDANEQHLLKALSELDAQIAQTLAPYKGRNFLIFHPSFGYFADRYSLEQHAIEVSGREPTPREMATLITRAKDENIGTIFVSGQFSQTAAKRIASSLEAEVAVLDPLAEDYLDNLKHATEALKAGFELTDSQ, encoded by the coding sequence ATGACGGCAAGACCGTCAATCCGGTGGCCAACGGCCAGCGACTCTCGTTCAACCGCGGCTGATGGCGGTCCTGGCGTGCCGGTTCTCGGCACGCCCTGCCCGCATCATGTCGTGATCACTAGCAAAGGAAGTGGTGTCATGAGTATGTATGCGGGCTCTCCCCTGGCGTCTCGCCAAATGTTGTGTGAAAAGCTGCTGTCCCGGGTCCAGCGCACGCTGGGTCCGCGGGCCGCGCGTGCCCTGCCGCTGAGTGTGCTGGGCGCGCTTGCCGCCTTCGCGACGCCTGCCGCCCACGCCCAGGACAGCGCCCCTCTGCATGTGGCCGTCAGCGTGCCGCCCATCGCGTGGATGGTCGATCAGCTGGCCGGTGAGCATGTCGAGATCACCACCCTGGCCAAGCCGGGCGACAACCCGCACGCCTATGACCCGACACCACGCCAGGTGGCCGAGCTGTCGACAGTCCCGCTCTATCTGGCCATCGGTGTGCCCTTCGAGCAGGTGTGGTTGCCGCGCCTGGAGAAGAACAACGCCGAGATGCAAGTGGTGCATCTTGAGGAGGGTCTCAACACACGCCACTTCGGCAGTGGCGAAGCGCATCATCATGATCATGGCGCGGATCACGACGAGCATGAGCATGAAGCCCACGCGGATCATGACGAGCATGAGCATGAAGCCCACGCGGATCACGACGAGCATGAGCATGAGCATGAAGCCCACGCGGATCATGACGAGCACGAGCATGGCGATCTCGGCGAAGCCGATCCCCACCTCTGGCTGGACCCGCAGCGCATGCAGACCGTCGTCGAGCGTGCCGCCGAGGTGCTTGAGGCACGCCTGCCGCAACATGCCAGCGAGATCGATGCCAATGAGCAGCATCTGCTCAAGGCCTTGAGCGAGCTGGATGCGCAGATCGCTCAGACGCTGGCACCCTACAAGGGCCGCAACTTCCTGATCTTCCATCCCAGCTTCGGCTACTTCGCGGACCGCTACTCGCTCGAGCAGCATGCCATTGAAGTCAGTGGTCGTGAGCCCACGCCGCGCGAGATGGCCACGCTGATCACGCGTGCCAAGGATGAGAACATCGGCACCATTTTCGTCTCGGGGCAGTTCTCCCAGACGGCAGCCAAGCGGATCGCCAGCTCCCTGGAGGCCGAAGTGGCTGTGCTGGACCCGCTGGCAGAGGACTATCTCGACAACCTGAAGCACGCCACCGAAGCGCTGAAGGCGGGTTTCGAGTTGACTGACAGCCAGTAA
- the hisI gene encoding phosphoribosyl-AMP cyclohydrolase, with product MAQDGLLKSLENADVGEKVALEALIAALPWNGDGLIPAIAQQHDSGEVLMMAWMNAEALRETLSTGRVCYFSRSRSKLWRKGESSGQQQKLVTTHLDCDGDTLLVKVDQTGPACHTGRKSCFYWRLDAEGAEITDPPIIDPNTLYGNA from the coding sequence ATGGCTCAGGATGGACTGCTCAAGTCGCTGGAGAATGCCGACGTCGGCGAGAAGGTCGCGCTGGAGGCGCTGATCGCCGCCTTGCCCTGGAATGGCGACGGGCTGATTCCCGCCATCGCGCAACAGCATGACAGCGGCGAGGTATTGATGATGGCGTGGATGAACGCCGAAGCCCTGCGCGAGACGCTCTCCACCGGTCGCGTGTGCTACTTCTCACGCTCGCGCAGCAAGCTGTGGCGCAAGGGCGAGAGCTCGGGCCAACAGCAGAAATTGGTCACTACGCATCTGGACTGCGATGGCGATACCCTGCTGGTCAAGGTCGATCAGACAGGCCCTGCCTGCCATACCGGGCGCAAGAGCTGCTTCTACTGGCGCCTGGATGCTGAAGGTGCCGAGATTACCGATCCGCCGATCATTGATCCGAACACCCTGTATGGCAACGCCTGA
- a CDS encoding metal ABC transporter permease yields the protein MNFITALGSQDFLQNALFAGLLASLAAGLVGPYVVVRRIGYLAGGIAHTVLAGMGIAYFMGASPLVGAFISAILAALLIGYISLKGFDQEDTVIGALWAIGMATGILFISQTPGYKVDLMSYLFGNLLLVPADAIGTLAWMVGGLALVLLLVHRPMTAVIFDEEFARLRGVPVKTLYLLLLVMVAITVVLLLQAVGLIMVLALLSLPAALAGHHARSLGMMIVIASLAAMAFTTGGLALSWQFDLPAGATIVLVAGVAYLLSLIWRSARGGLRR from the coding sequence ATGAATTTCATCACCGCCCTGGGCAGCCAGGATTTTCTCCAGAACGCCCTCTTCGCCGGTCTGCTGGCCAGTCTTGCGGCAGGTCTGGTCGGCCCCTATGTCGTGGTGCGCCGCATCGGCTATCTGGCCGGGGGTATCGCCCATACCGTGCTTGCCGGCATGGGGATCGCCTACTTCATGGGCGCAAGCCCGCTGGTCGGCGCCTTCATCAGCGCCATTCTCGCCGCTCTGCTGATCGGTTACATCAGTCTCAAGGGCTTTGATCAGGAAGACACCGTCATCGGCGCGCTGTGGGCCATCGGCATGGCCACCGGTATCCTGTTCATCAGTCAGACCCCGGGTTACAAGGTCGATCTGATGAGCTATCTGTTCGGCAACCTGCTGTTGGTGCCTGCGGATGCCATCGGTACCCTGGCTTGGATGGTGGGAGGCCTGGCGCTGGTGTTGCTGCTGGTGCATCGTCCGATGACTGCGGTGATCTTCGATGAAGAGTTCGCGCGTCTGCGGGGCGTGCCGGTCAAGACGCTCTACCTGCTGCTGCTGGTGATGGTGGCGATCACCGTCGTGCTGCTGCTGCAGGCGGTGGGCTTGATCATGGTGCTGGCCTTGCTGTCCTTGCCTGCCGCGCTTGCCGGTCATCATGCGCGCTCACTGGGCATGATGATCGTGATCGCGAGCCTGGCGGCCATGGCCTTCACCACCGGTGGGCTGGCGCTCTCCTGGCAGTTCGACCTGCCGGCCGGCGCGACCATCGTGCTGGTGGCTGGTGTCGCCTACCTGCTGTCGCTCATCTGGCGCAGCGCTCGTGGCGGACTGCGTCGCTGA